The genomic interval TCGCGCAAGTGTTTTTTCAGGAGGCGGAGCAGAAAAAAAAAGACGGGCTTCTCGCTCCGATGGTGGAAGACGTTACATATACTTTAATACTCGTTGCTGTTTGCCCGGTTGTGGTGTTGATGGTTTCCGGGCAGGAAATATTTACGGTGATTTTTGGCTCCAACTGGGTTGAAGCCGGTCGCTACGCACAACTTCTCGGGTTATGGACTTTGTTTGTTTTTATCAGTTCGCCTTTACATGGTATTCTCAATACGTTGGGCAGGCAGGAGGTTGGACTGGGCTTTAATGTTGCGCTTTTGGGAACTCGTATCCTTTCAATTATTGTGGGCGTGATGGTAAAGGATGCCCGAATTGCCATTGCTTTATTTTCCATCACAGGCGTAATTTGCTATGCCGCGATTGCTCTTTGGATACTCAAGGCTTGCAATGTCTCTGTGAAGAAAATCACCGGTTGGCTTTTTGAGATGATATATTTGAGCGCAATGATCCTGGTGGCGCTGCTACCGGCGAAAATGTTTTGGGCCGAGTCGCCTGCGTTGGTAGTCCTGGCAAGTTTGATTTTGCTTGCGCTCTATTATGTCGTTTTAGTTCTTACAAAGCCTACTCTTCGATCGAAGCTTTTTTCGATGGTTGGCGGGTTTGGCAAATGGCTATGATTCTTGTAAGGAATTATTCTGGCTGTCTGGTTTGCGCGGATCACAAAAGGAAACAATGATCGTCATCGTAGATTATGGAGTCGGCAACCTCGGCTCGATCAAAAATATGTTCAAGAAGGCGGGCTTCAAAGCGGAGCCGTCGTCTGACCCTGCGGTGATTCGAGATGCCGAGAAGTTGATCCTGCCTGGCGTAGGCGCGTTCGATGCGGCGATGAAAAAATTCCGCGAGACGGGGTTGGTTCCAGTAGTCGGTGAACTTGTGTTGGAGAAGAAAATTCCCGTGCTTGGTTTATGCGTGGGGCTTCAACTGATGACGAGAGGGTCCGAAGAGGGAACTGAAGCAGGCTTGGGGTGGTTCGATGCGGAGACCATCCGCTTCAAATTCGACGGAGAACACGCGAATCTCAAAATCCCGCACATGGGATGGAACGAGATTCACGTGCGGCGGCAACATCCGCTCGTGGATGGTCTGCCTGCCGATTCGCGTTTTTATTTCGTCCACTCGTATCATGTGGTTGCGAAAGACACCGACGCGGTGCTTGCCGAGACCGAGTACGGCGTGACCATCCATTCGATTCTGGGCAAGGGCAACATCGTCGGCGCGCAGTTTCACCCTGAGAAGAGTCACAAGTTCGGGTTGCAGTTGCTGAAAAATTTTGCGGAGCGTGTGTCATGATCCGCCCGCGTGTCATTCCGTGCATGTTGTTGAAGGGCGAAGGACTCGTCAAGACGGTCAAGTTCAAAGACCCGAAATATCTCGGCGACCCGATCAACATCGTGCGCATCTTCAACGACAAAGAAGTGGACGAGT from Candidatus Defluviilinea gracilis carries:
- the hisH gene encoding imidazole glycerol phosphate synthase subunit HisH yields the protein MIVIVDYGVGNLGSIKNMFKKAGFKAEPSSDPAVIRDAEKLILPGVGAFDAAMKKFRETGLVPVVGELVLEKKIPVLGLCVGLQLMTRGSEEGTEAGLGWFDAETIRFKFDGEHANLKIPHMGWNEIHVRRQHPLVDGLPADSRFYFVHSYHVVAKDTDAVLAETEYGVTIHSILGKGNIVGAQFHPEKSHKFGLQLLKNFAERVS